The Campylobacter concisus genome has a window encoding:
- a CDS encoding serine hydroxymethyltransferase, translating to MSLQSYDKDIYDLVNLELKRQCDHLEMIASENFTYPEVMEVMGSILTNKYAEGYPGKRYYGGCEFVDEIEQIAIDRCKELFGCEFANVQPNSGSQANQGVYGALLNPGDKILGMDLSHGGHLTHGAKVSSSGKMYESFFYGVELDGRINYDRVMDIAKIVKPKMIVCGASAYTREIEFKKFREIADAVGAILFADVAHIAGLVVAGEHQSPFPYCDVVSSTTHKTLRGPRGGIIMTNNEEYAKKINASIFPGIQGGPLVHVIAAKAVGFKHNLSPEWKIYAKQVKANAKKLGEVLIKRGFDLVSGGTDNHLILMSFLNRDFSGKDADIALGNAGITVNKNTVPGETRSPFITSGIRVGSPALTARGMKEAEFELIANKIADVLSDINNTSLQEKTKAELVELAHKFIIYDKATF from the coding sequence ATGAGTTTGCAAAGCTATGATAAGGACATTTACGATCTAGTAAATTTAGAGTTAAAACGCCAATGTGATCACCTTGAGATGATCGCTAGTGAAAATTTTACATATCCAGAAGTTATGGAAGTAATGGGTTCAATCCTAACAAACAAATACGCTGAAGGCTATCCTGGCAAGAGATATTATGGTGGCTGCGAATTTGTAGATGAGATCGAGCAAATAGCGATCGATAGATGTAAAGAGCTTTTTGGATGTGAATTTGCAAACGTTCAACCAAACTCAGGCTCTCAGGCAAATCAAGGTGTTTATGGCGCTTTACTTAATCCAGGCGATAAAATTTTAGGAATGGATCTAAGCCATGGTGGACACTTAACACACGGTGCAAAGGTCAGTAGCTCTGGCAAGATGTATGAGAGCTTTTTCTATGGCGTCGAGCTTGATGGCCGCATAAACTATGATAGAGTCATGGATATCGCAAAGATAGTAAAACCAAAAATGATCGTTTGTGGCGCAAGTGCATACACAAGAGAGATCGAGTTTAAAAAATTCCGTGAGATAGCTGATGCTGTTGGGGCGATACTCTTTGCAGATGTTGCTCACATTGCTGGTCTTGTTGTTGCTGGTGAGCATCAAAGTCCTTTCCCATACTGCGATGTCGTAAGCTCAACTACGCATAAAACCCTAAGAGGCCCAAGAGGCGGTATCATTATGACAAACAACGAAGAGTATGCTAAGAAGATAAATGCCTCTATTTTTCCAGGCATTCAGGGCGGACCACTAGTTCATGTCATCGCAGCAAAGGCAGTTGGCTTTAAGCACAACCTTAGCCCTGAGTGGAAAATTTATGCTAAACAAGTAAAAGCAAATGCTAAAAAATTAGGTGAAGTGCTAATAAAAAGAGGCTTTGACCTAGTGAGTGGTGGCACTGATAACCACCTAATTTTGATGAGCTTTTTAAATAGAGATTTTAGCGGTAAGGACGCTGATATCGCTCTTGGAAATGCAGGCATAACAGTAAATAAAAATACGGTTCCAGGCGAGACAAGAAGCCCATTTATCACAAGTGGTATACGTGTTGGTAGTCCTGCGCTTACAGCTCGTGGTATGAAAGAGGCTGAGTTTGAACTAATAGCAAACAAAATAGCTGATGTGCTAAGCGATATAAACAACACATCTTTGCAAGAAAAGACAAAAGCTGAGCTAGTTGAACTTGCTCATAAATTTATAATCTATGATAAAGCGACATTTTGA
- the lysS gene encoding lysine--tRNA ligase has product MFDNQHEIQRLQSIDELRNLGINPYPHFLRRDMNISKFRLKFNYINDTEEKKAEGQLVGLAGRIKLIRDAGKAVFANIEDEDGNLQIYFSNKTLDPEWFKIVKKYVEIGDIVYVRGYAFITRTGEFSMHVSELSLASKSISPLPEKYHGLVDVETRYRQRYLDMIMNPEVRADFKRRSVIISTIRRFFEEKGFLEVETPMLHPIAGGANAKPFITFHNALGVERYLRIAPELYLKRLIVGGFEAVYEMNRNFRNEGMDLTHNPEFTSIEFYWAYHNYHDLMGITEDLFNVILDKLDMEKVVNFDGMEIDFSKPFKRISYKKALVEIGGLDENIINDKDKILAKLRADGLEANEKLDLGHLQAELFDNYVESKLIHPTFVIDYPISISPLSRRSDANPDVAERFELFIAGRELANGFNELNDPIDQYNRFKAQIDAKNAGDDEAHEMDEDYVKALGYGMPPVAGEGIGIDRLVMLLTDKKSIRDVVLFPAMRPLKNEIKENEK; this is encoded by the coding sequence ATATTTGACAACCAACATGAGATTCAACGACTACAAAGCATAGACGAACTAAGAAATTTAGGCATTAATCCATATCCGCATTTTCTTAGAAGAGATATGAATATCTCTAAATTTAGACTAAAATTTAACTACATTAATGATACAGAAGAAAAAAAGGCCGAAGGTCAGCTAGTAGGTCTTGCAGGTAGAATAAAACTAATTCGTGATGCTGGAAAAGCGGTTTTTGCAAATATCGAAGATGAAGATGGAAATTTACAAATTTACTTTAGCAATAAAACGCTTGATCCAGAGTGGTTTAAAATCGTTAAAAAATACGTAGAGATAGGCGATATTGTCTATGTTAGAGGTTATGCTTTTATAACAAGAACTGGCGAATTTTCCATGCATGTAAGCGAGCTTAGCCTTGCTTCAAAGTCGATAAGCCCACTTCCTGAGAAGTATCATGGCTTAGTTGATGTTGAGACAAGATATCGCCAAAGATACCTTGATATGATAATGAACCCTGAAGTTAGAGCAGATTTTAAAAGACGCTCAGTGATTATTAGCACGATTAGAAGATTTTTTGAAGAAAAAGGCTTTTTAGAAGTTGAAACACCGATGTTGCACCCAATAGCAGGCGGTGCAAACGCCAAGCCATTTATCACTTTTCACAATGCACTTGGAGTCGAGAGATACCTAAGGATCGCACCTGAATTATACCTCAAACGTCTTATAGTAGGTGGTTTTGAAGCTGTTTATGAGATGAATAGAAATTTTAGAAACGAAGGCATGGATCTTACTCATAATCCTGAGTTTACAAGTATAGAGTTTTACTGGGCATACCACAACTACCACGATTTAATGGGCATTACAGAGGATCTTTTTAATGTCATTTTAGACAAGCTAGATATGGAAAAAGTTGTAAATTTTGACGGTATGGAGATTGATTTTAGTAAGCCATTTAAGCGAATAAGCTACAAAAAAGCTCTCGTTGAGATCGGCGGACTAGATGAGAATATCATAAACGACAAAGATAAAATTTTAGCAAAACTAAGAGCTGATGGCCTTGAAGCAAATGAGAAGCTTGATCTTGGCCACTTGCAGGCTGAGCTATTTGATAACTATGTAGAGAGCAAGCTTATACACCCAACATTTGTTATTGATTATCCGATTTCGATCAGTCCACTTTCAAGAAGAAGTGACGCAAACCCTGATGTGGCTGAGAGATTTGAGTTATTTATCGCTGGTCGCGAGCTAGCAAATGGCTTTAATGAGCTAAACGATCCAATCGATCAATATAATCGCTTCAAAGCGCAAATCGATGCTAAAAACGCAGGCGATGATGAGGCACACGAGATGGACGAGGACTATGTAAAGGCCCTAGGATACGGTATGCCACCAGTTGCAGGTGAGGGCATAGGCATCGATAGGCTTGTTATGCTTTTAACGGATAAAAAATCAATACGTGACGTTGTGCTCTTCCCAGCGATGAGGCCACTTAAAAATGAGATAAAGGAGAATGAAAAATGA
- a CDS encoding Fur family transcriptional regulator, whose product MIENLEYDALLEKFKRVLRDNGLKYTKQREILLKTLYNNGEHFTPERLYLFIKETHPELNIGIATVYRTLNLLEESEMVTSISFGSQGKKFELATKPHHDHMICRKCGLIIEFEDPMIEKRQISIAKDHGFKLTGHMMQLYGICEKCSKNNIKGK is encoded by the coding sequence ATGATAGAAAATTTAGAATATGATGCGTTGCTTGAGAAATTCAAAAGAGTGCTTCGCGACAATGGTTTAAAATACACGAAACAGCGTGAAATTTTACTAAAAACGCTATACAACAATGGTGAACACTTTACTCCAGAAAGACTTTATCTTTTTATAAAAGAAACGCACCCTGAGCTAAATATTGGTATCGCAACTGTTTATAGAACACTAAATCTACTTGAAGAATCAGAAATGGTGACATCAATCAGCTTTGGTTCACAAGGTAAAAAATTTGAGCTTGCCACAAAGCCACATCACGACCATATGATATGCAGAAAGTGCGGCCTTATCATAGAATTTGAAGATCCAATGATAGAAAAAAGACAAATCAGTATCGCAAAAGATCATGGTTTTAAACTAACTGGTCATATGATGCAGCTTTATGGAATTTGTGAAAAATGCTCAAAAAATAATATAAAGGGAAAGTAA